A single Asticcacaulis excentricus DNA region contains:
- a CDS encoding TonB-dependent receptor — protein sequence MVPFCKSGLSASLLWLGLSVSAVQAQTQSQEKPFDIPAGPAPESVMRFARQSGWQILANSSDLDGIDTPSVRGKMAPETALARLLAGTPLTLRRKGSETALIVRQAISAPVPEPVVETPPALIVVTGFRRSYADAVQIKRTAVGVSDAISSDGLGRFPDLNIGEAAQRITGVQINREADARSATVNLRGLPGTYARITINGQAFADPVLDSSTPLGAFHSDIFTSIRVVKTLGPGDASGGLSGNMDLEIQPALSRKPGGQARLSWEYNDLGKSLTPAFSLGYNARLSESLGLYATLAYKRERFRRDSIVFQYTPLSEDTADFASLYADYYAPYAADGTCRSGHVCSQVGTGRLGQSGVLFPSDIRQVTRYNSGRLFSTALGGQYRRGRLTFGISGFFTQRRLDENHLDLVEIDLRPKGGQVVPQVGVARLPGGTAYVDQFSFATPQVNLSSRSEPAQQQAWSVDSRVAWASERTTLTGTLVTSRGRNVYEQTQIDWRTAARPDNGLSGTLQSGGPDIADYRLSLNSAAIVVTPGPWQWLGPANASFHQNAQGDQIVVSGSSGYADNRLDAAQFDARQRIGVAGLEALSGGVRFERTVFASEGYRTSAKGIRVDAIDDSLLGDSGIRDFFGGVAPGHLTGFRQADFARTAARLRPLQVSPSDQLNPTGWINDPYNTYYASNNFTVATETRAVFLQGEFQSRVSALPLTLLWGTRHEATQQVITTLNRQERRTGEVGYQPATFTQTHSQWLPSVQIRAGLRDDLVLRLAAYKTFSRPQPRNLSPATSVSATSNGYAIVYGGYDLRPYTSNAQDLSLEWYNRPGSLVSLALFRKRITNLIAPEWRLERLCPADATAFGLGHLRIEGGQCLSDQFVNGQPAVITASGNFNQDSPLTVDGLELSVQQTFDFLPGAWRYLGGVANLAYTRVAGRVADGTRSVLPGVSERTYNLIGYYETPRFGVRVVYNYRDEYTLAGVNTFFGSSSRVKSRGQVDASASYRLKSGFTVSLDAFNLSDARRSQFQSDPRLPRVNDYDGRTLSLNVRAQF from the coding sequence ATGGTCCCCTTTTGCAAATCGGGGTTGTCGGCCAGTCTTCTGTGGCTGGGCCTCAGCGTGTCCGCTGTGCAGGCCCAGACTCAGTCTCAGGAAAAACCTTTTGATATACCGGCGGGGCCGGCGCCTGAGTCCGTCATGCGCTTTGCGCGGCAGTCTGGCTGGCAAATTCTGGCCAATAGCAGCGACCTTGACGGGATCGACACCCCCTCTGTGCGCGGTAAAATGGCCCCCGAAACGGCGCTGGCGCGCCTGTTGGCCGGGACGCCGCTCACCCTGCGGCGCAAGGGCAGCGAGACGGCCCTGATCGTGCGGCAGGCGATTTCAGCGCCCGTGCCGGAGCCCGTTGTCGAGACGCCGCCTGCCCTGATCGTGGTCACCGGCTTCCGGCGCAGCTATGCCGATGCCGTGCAGATCAAGCGCACGGCAGTGGGTGTTTCGGATGCCATCTCTTCGGACGGTCTGGGGCGGTTTCCCGATCTCAATATTGGTGAGGCGGCGCAGAGGATCACCGGCGTGCAGATCAATCGCGAGGCCGATGCGCGATCGGCAACGGTCAATCTGCGGGGGCTGCCCGGCACCTATGCCCGCATCACCATTAACGGGCAGGCCTTTGCCGATCCTGTGCTGGACAGTTCGACCCCGCTGGGGGCCTTTCATTCCGACATCTTTACGTCGATCAGGGTCGTAAAAACCCTGGGGCCGGGCGATGCCTCCGGCGGCTTGAGCGGCAATATGGATCTGGAGATTCAGCCCGCCCTCAGCCGCAAGCCCGGCGGACAGGCCCGGCTGTCGTGGGAATATAACGATCTCGGCAAAAGCCTGACACCGGCGTTCAGTCTTGGCTACAATGCCCGCCTGAGCGAGTCTCTGGGGCTTTACGCCACTCTGGCCTATAAGCGCGAACGTTTCCGGCGCGATTCCATCGTCTTTCAGTACACGCCCTTAAGCGAAGATACCGCCGATTTTGCCAGTCTTTACGCAGACTACTACGCACCCTATGCCGCCGATGGCACCTGTCGCTCAGGACATGTGTGCAGTCAGGTCGGCACGGGGCGTCTGGGGCAATCCGGCGTGCTGTTTCCGTCGGATATCCGGCAGGTCACGCGCTATAACAGTGGCCGGCTGTTTTCGACGGCGCTGGGGGGGCAATACCGGCGCGGTCGCCTGACCTTTGGGATCAGCGGTTTTTTTACGCAGAGACGGCTTGACGAAAATCATCTGGATCTGGTCGAAATCGACCTGCGGCCCAAGGGCGGTCAGGTGGTGCCTCAGGTGGGCGTCGCGCGGTTGCCCGGCGGTACGGCCTATGTCGATCAGTTCAGCTTCGCCACACCACAGGTCAATCTTTCCTCGCGCTCCGAACCCGCCCAACAACAGGCGTGGAGCGTGGACAGCCGTGTGGCGTGGGCTTCGGAACGCACGACCCTGACGGGGACGCTGGTCACCTCACGCGGCCGCAATGTCTATGAGCAGACGCAGATTGACTGGCGCACAGCGGCGCGGCCTGACAACGGGTTGAGCGGCACGCTTCAGTCGGGGGGCCCCGATATCGCCGATTACCGCCTCTCGCTTAACAGCGCGGCGATTGTCGTAACGCCGGGTCCCTGGCAATGGCTTGGCCCCGCCAACGCCTCCTTTCACCAGAACGCGCAGGGTGATCAGATCGTGGTGTCGGGCAGCTCCGGCTATGCCGATAACCGTCTCGATGCCGCGCAGTTCGATGCGCGGCAGCGGATCGGCGTAGCCGGGCTGGAAGCCCTCAGCGGCGGCGTGCGGTTTGAACGCACGGTGTTTGCCTCCGAAGGTTACCGCACAAGCGCCAAGGGCATTCGCGTGGACGCGATTGACGACAGCTTGCTGGGCGACAGCGGCATCCGCGACTTCTTCGGTGGCGTGGCCCCTGGCCATCTCACCGGCTTTCGTCAGGCGGACTTTGCCCGCACGGCCGCGCGACTGCGGCCGCTGCAAGTGTCACCCTCGGATCAGCTCAATCCCACCGGCTGGATCAACGATCCCTACAACACCTACTACGCCTCGAACAATTTCACCGTCGCCACCGAGACGCGGGCGGTCTTTCTTCAGGGTGAGTTCCAGAGCCGCGTATCTGCCCTGCCGCTGACCCTTTTGTGGGGCACGCGCCATGAGGCAACGCAGCAGGTCATTACAACGCTCAATCGTCAGGAGCGCCGCACGGGTGAGGTGGGCTATCAGCCCGCCACCTTTACCCAGACCCACAGCCAGTGGCTGCCCTCCGTACAGATTCGCGCCGGGTTACGCGATGATCTGGTGCTGCGTCTGGCGGCCTACAAGACGTTTTCGCGGCCGCAGCCCCGAAATCTCAGCCCGGCCACCAGCGTTTCGGCGACGTCCAATGGCTATGCGATCGTCTATGGCGGCTACGATCTCAGACCCTATACGTCCAATGCGCAGGACCTGTCGCTGGAATGGTATAACAGGCCCGGCAGTCTGGTATCGCTGGCCCTGTTTCGCAAACGGATCACCAATCTGATCGCGCCGGAATGGCGGCTGGAGCGCCTGTGTCCGGCGGACGCCACCGCCTTTGGTCTGGGGCACCTGCGCATTGAAGGGGGCCAATGCCTGAGTGATCAGTTCGTAAACGGACAGCCCGCCGTCATAACCGCCAGCGGCAATTTCAATCAGGACAGTCCGCTTACCGTCGATGGACTTGAACTGAGCGTGCAGCAAACCTTCGACTTCCTGCCGGGGGCGTGGCGGTATCTGGGGGGTGTGGCCAATCTGGCCTATACGCGCGTGGCCGGTCGCGTCGCCGATGGCACCCGTTCGGTGCTGCCGGGCGTTTCCGAACGGACCTATAATCTGATCGGCTATTATGAAACGCCGCGATTTGGGGTGCGCGTCGTCTATAATTATCGCGACGAATATACCCTTGCCGGGGTCAACACCTTTTTCGGCTCGTCCAGCCGCGTCAAATCGCGCGGGCAGGTCGATGCCTCGGCCTCCTATCGCCTGAAGTCTGGTTTTACCGTCTCGCTCGATGCTTTCAATCTGAGCGATGCGCGCCGTTCACAGTTTCAGAGCGATCCGCGCCTGCCCCGCGTCAATGATTATGACGGGCGCACCCTGAGTCTGAATGTGCGCGCGCAGTTTTAA
- a CDS encoding FecR family protein, with the protein MSRIDEQALDWVVRQASGPLNEELQQAFNDWYDRGTREQGAYLRAQALWQRLDQAAMDTDLTPPMVLPVAVKRSGWRPDRRLVMGGAIAACAAAAFVGLRAFQTPVATLVLETGLGEISNHPLEDRSLVSLNSDSRIEVRMTPERRQVTLVKGEALFQVAKNPQRPFVVTAGSVSVRAVGTAFSVRLRGEGAEVLVTEGVVEVTENGTSTRLRAGEAGHIAQNAVSVRSDPSEVSRKLAWREGRIVLANQSLAEAAEEFNRYNRTKIYIADPALSRRKLVGQYGLSQPEKFAENVHELMGVPVSVSADRIDIGRRPD; encoded by the coding sequence ATGTCCCGTATTGACGAACAGGCCCTCGACTGGGTGGTGCGACAGGCGTCAGGCCCGTTGAACGAGGAACTTCAGCAGGCGTTTAACGACTGGTACGACCGGGGTACGCGCGAACAGGGGGCGTATCTGCGCGCACAGGCCCTGTGGCAGCGACTGGATCAGGCCGCGATGGATACCGACCTCACGCCACCGATGGTTTTACCGGTCGCAGTGAAACGAAGCGGCTGGCGTCCCGATCGGCGTCTCGTCATGGGCGGGGCGATCGCCGCCTGTGCGGCGGCCGCCTTTGTCGGATTGCGGGCATTTCAGACACCGGTGGCAACGCTTGTTCTTGAGACCGGTCTGGGCGAAATCAGCAATCATCCGCTCGAAGACCGCTCGCTGGTCAGCCTGAACAGCGATAGCCGTATAGAGGTCAGGATGACGCCAGAGCGGCGTCAGGTGACGCTGGTGAAGGGCGAGGCGCTGTTTCAGGTCGCCAAAAACCCTCAACGCCCGTTTGTCGTCACTGCCGGTTCCGTCTCCGTGCGTGCGGTCGGCACAGCCTTCAGCGTCCGCTTGCGCGGCGAGGGGGCAGAGGTGCTCGTCACCGAGGGGGTGGTGGAAGTCACCGAGAACGGCACGTCCACAAGGCTTCGGGCGGGTGAGGCGGGGCACATCGCTCAGAACGCCGTGTCCGTGCGCTCAGACCCGTCCGAGGTGTCGCGTAAGCTGGCGTGGCGCGAAGGCCGCATCGTTCTGGCCAATCAGTCGCTGGCCGAGGCGGCAGAGGAATTCAATCGCTATAACCGCACCAAGATCTATATTGCCGACCCAGCGCTGTCGCGGCGCAAGCTGGTGGGTCAGTACGGGCTCAGCCAACCGGAAAAGTTTGCCGAAAACGTGCATGAGCTGATGGGGGTGCCCGTCAGCGTATCGGCGGACCGCATCGATATTGGCCGCCGTCCGGATTAG
- a CDS encoding RNA polymerase sigma factor — translation MRGADPEIVSWVSSEILPYEAELRTKVRRFCRSAEDLDDLIQDVYFRLLKLTSTDHIHDPRGYLFQTARNLIIDQVRRDQIVKIGAMPNMDELIADTQPGPERVTALRSELRWALGVIASLPGRCQDVFRLRKVQGLSQAETAARLGLSENIVEKETMKGMRIISALVAQGPAAGSGLSASAGGQPSGPETADHVPY, via the coding sequence ATGCGCGGGGCTGACCCGGAAATCGTCTCCTGGGTGAGTTCCGAGATTCTCCCTTATGAGGCCGAGCTGCGTACCAAGGTCCGACGCTTTTGCCGCAGTGCGGAGGATCTGGACGACCTCATTCAGGACGTCTATTTTCGTTTGCTGAAACTGACGTCAACCGACCATATCCATGACCCGCGCGGCTATCTGTTCCAGACCGCGCGCAACCTCATTATCGACCAGGTCCGCCGCGACCAGATTGTAAAGATTGGCGCGATGCCCAATATGGACGAACTGATCGCCGACACGCAGCCCGGACCCGAGCGGGTGACCGCTCTGCGGTCTGAATTGCGCTGGGCACTGGGGGTTATCGCCAGCCTGCCCGGTCGCTGTCAGGACGTATTCCGTCTGCGAAAAGTGCAGGGCCTGTCGCAGGCCGAAACGGCGGCGCGTCTGGGCCTGTCGGAGAACATCGTCGAAAAGGAAACCATGAAGGGGATGCGGATCATTTCCGCTCTGGTGGCGCAGGGGCCTGCCGCCGGCTCCGGACTGTCAGCAAGCGCCGGCGGGCAACCGTCTGGCCCTGAGACCGCCGACCATGTCCCGTATTGA
- a CDS encoding heme-binding protein, translated as MIVFALLSSSAVVSDLPLSRSMDLARAALVACESRGAAVSAAVVDAQGVPVVILRADGSPKAPVAAPRKAATAVKYAASGAELEQREKTDSDFATFIAAHADQYNAHGGSLPLYKGGRLVGGLAVADTDHGLADTCARAAVAAVPLE; from the coding sequence ATGATTGTTTTTGCGCTCCTGAGTTCGTCAGCGGTTGTGTCTGACCTGCCGCTGTCCCGGTCTATGGATCTGGCCAGGGCTGCCCTAGTGGCCTGCGAGTCCCGTGGGGCGGCGGTGAGCGCAGCGGTCGTCGATGCGCAGGGCGTTCCCGTTGTCATTCTGCGCGCCGACGGCTCGCCAAAGGCCCCCGTGGCGGCCCCGCGCAAGGCGGCGACAGCGGTAAAATACGCCGCCTCCGGAGCCGAACTGGAACAGCGTGAAAAGACCGATAGCGATTTTGCGACCTTTATCGCCGCCCATGCGGACCAGTATAATGCGCATGGCGGTTCCCTGCCGCTGTATAAGGGCGGTCGGCTGGTTGGCGGTCTGGCCGTTGCCGATACCGATCATGGGCTGGCCGACACCTGCGCGCGGGCCGCCGTGGCCGCGGTGCCCCTTGAATAG
- a CDS encoding TonB-dependent receptor: protein MTKQSLLLTTILTMGFGVTSAVWAQEAPSSATASNEVTEVIVTGFRSSLQKSLNLKKQAIVTRDSIVAEDIGKFPEANVAEALQRIPGVYLQRDGASNEGQRISIRGLGSEYAVTTINGAPVRTTSSSSAGGSSRSFNYDVFASELFGRVDFYKTPLAELEEGGIGGVVDLQTPRPFDNGGRRNLRYSAIASYNTASQHLDPNVFGLYSQTWGDWGFLLGVAHSNSVNMKSGFEATGGYNSNYRANNPFNYGGTLGSMNGPFTFGLDWDDPRAAAMLPNRTVIDNGYLPRFYRYYGAQNDRSRTGFVSSVQYKRDKLDLSLDFLFSHLTDERDEFTFGLPIRNTRTTNMAARPGTSGHNGLVPINVTLDKGSNLLEGTFGNTSYLGESYFYDSETKFGYVSLNGKYDVSDTLKLTGQIGTSRSGARYDNKRIVSNIYGVTTTITYGGDHVYPGLSAPGTDFTNPANFEDFSTALDWNREVDKELNGRLIADWDYKLPAGWTGHLKGGLVYTRTTKQKTKRNGTALATARLNAVGAAGLRAAMLRSVPLDNLVIGDNYPNAWATFSRGYTVGILNPIGAALDSPIDLSTSFTAEEAITSAFLQSDFEGQVFERTLRVNAGVRYSQTDTTIDNYKKTGANNTYLPNQETSSYDNTTPSVSFAYDLSDKLIWRGSWGKTITRASLSLIAAQTVIPNIYNTYATSGNPGLKPQISTNWDTGLEWYFGRGSLVSAGFFKKKLVDTTVSQTTQVKFGSLGLPDTSLANIYYDANGKVDPNLLITLATYYNAGTIELDGYELAYQQSFNFLPAPWDGLGALASYTHVNSSGYDYRTTDGRTLNVNTIPEYSYSLTGYYEKGPLGIRLTYNYKDRNIIETGPNGSDLQRWRAGAGYLDGNISYKISENLEVRLDVLNLSDTLGYDYFEDVSGRFGDGKDTRLDYAKYDGRTVKLGIRGKF, encoded by the coding sequence ATGACTAAACAGTCTCTTTTATTAACGACCATCCTGACCATGGGGTTCGGCGTCACATCAGCCGTCTGGGCTCAGGAAGCGCCGTCATCGGCCACAGCCTCTAACGAGGTCACCGAGGTTATCGTTACCGGGTTTCGCTCATCGCTGCAAAAATCACTGAACCTCAAGAAGCAAGCCATTGTGACACGCGACTCGATCGTCGCAGAAGATATCGGCAAGTTTCCGGAAGCTAATGTGGCCGAAGCGCTGCAACGGATACCGGGTGTCTATCTGCAGCGCGACGGGGCGTCCAACGAAGGCCAGCGCATTTCGATCCGCGGTTTGGGTTCCGAATATGCCGTGACAACGATTAATGGCGCGCCGGTGCGCACCACCTCCTCATCGAGCGCGGGCGGTTCCTCCCGCTCTTTCAACTACGATGTGTTCGCCTCGGAACTGTTTGGCCGCGTGGATTTTTACAAGACGCCGCTGGCCGAACTGGAAGAGGGGGGGATTGGCGGTGTGGTCGATCTGCAAACGCCGCGTCCCTTCGACAATGGCGGGCGTCGTAATCTGCGTTATTCAGCTATTGCGTCGTACAACACCGCTTCGCAGCACCTCGATCCCAATGTGTTTGGCCTCTATTCGCAAACCTGGGGTGACTGGGGCTTTCTGTTGGGCGTGGCGCACTCGAACAGCGTCAATATGAAGTCGGGGTTCGAGGCCACGGGCGGCTATAACTCCAACTATCGGGCGAATAATCCGTTCAACTATGGCGGCACGCTGGGTTCGATGAACGGACCTTTCACCTTTGGTCTGGATTGGGATGACCCGCGCGCGGCGGCCATGCTTCCCAACCGCACAGTCATCGATAATGGCTATTTGCCGCGCTTTTACCGCTATTACGGCGCGCAGAATGACCGCTCGCGTACCGGCTTCGTGTCTTCGGTACAGTACAAGCGCGACAAACTGGACCTTAGCCTCGACTTCCTCTTTTCCCACCTGACGGACGAGCGCGACGAATTCACCTTCGGCCTGCCTATCCGCAATACCCGCACCACCAATATGGCGGCGCGTCCGGGAACGAGCGGGCACAACGGGCTGGTGCCGATCAATGTGACGCTCGATAAGGGCAGCAACCTGCTCGAAGGCACGTTTGGCAACACCTCCTATCTGGGGGAAAGCTATTTCTATGACTCCGAAACCAAGTTCGGCTATGTCTCGCTGAATGGGAAATACGATGTCAGCGACACCTTGAAGCTGACCGGTCAGATCGGCACGTCGCGCAGCGGTGCCCGTTACGACAACAAACGCATTGTCTCCAATATTTACGGCGTGACCACCACCATCACCTATGGCGGCGACCATGTGTATCCGGGGCTGAGTGCGCCGGGTACCGATTTTACCAACCCCGCCAATTTTGAGGACTTCTCCACCGCGCTCGACTGGAACCGCGAAGTGGACAAGGAACTGAACGGGCGTCTGATTGCGGATTGGGATTACAAGCTGCCGGCCGGCTGGACGGGTCACCTGAAGGGTGGGCTGGTCTATACGCGCACCACCAAGCAGAAAACCAAGCGCAACGGCACGGCGCTGGCGACGGCACGTCTCAATGCGGTGGGCGCGGCCGGTTTGCGCGCGGCCATGCTGCGCTCGGTGCCGCTCGACAATCTCGTCATCGGTGACAATTATCCGAACGCCTGGGCGACCTTCTCGCGCGGCTACACGGTGGGAATACTCAACCCCATCGGCGCGGCTCTGGACTCGCCGATTGATCTCTCGACCAGCTTCACGGCTGAAGAGGCGATCACCTCCGCCTTCCTGCAATCCGATTTCGAAGGACAGGTCTTTGAGCGCACGCTGCGCGTCAATGCCGGTGTGCGCTATTCGCAGACGGATACCACGATCGACAATTACAAGAAGACGGGTGCCAATAATACCTACCTGCCCAATCAGGAAACCAGCAGCTATGACAACACCACGCCCTCGGTCAGCTTCGCTTATGATCTGAGCGACAAGCTGATCTGGCGCGGCTCTTGGGGCAAGACCATCACCCGCGCCTCGCTCTCCCTGATCGCCGCGCAAACGGTCATCCCCAATATCTACAATACCTACGCCACCTCGGGGAATCCGGGCCTTAAGCCGCAGATTTCGACCAACTGGGATACGGGTCTGGAATGGTATTTTGGTCGCGGCAGCCTCGTCAGTGCGGGCTTCTTCAAAAAGAAGCTGGTGGACACCACGGTTTCGCAGACGACTCAGGTGAAGTTTGGGAGTCTGGGCCTGCCCGACACGTCGCTGGCCAATATCTACTATGACGCCAATGGCAAGGTGGACCCCAATCTGCTGATTACGCTGGCGACCTATTACAATGCGGGCACCATCGAGCTGGATGGCTATGAACTGGCCTACCAGCAAAGCTTCAACTTCCTGCCCGCCCCGTGGGACGGGTTGGGGGCGTTGGCCAGCTACACCCATGTCAATTCCAGCGGCTATGACTACCGCACGACGGATGGCCGCACGCTGAATGTCAACACCATCCCTGAATATTCCTACAGCCTCACCGGTTACTACGAAAAGGGCCCGCTGGGCATCCGCCTGACCTACAATTACAAGGACCGTAACATCATTGAAACCGGTCCGAATGGATCGGACCTCCAACGCTGGCGTGCCGGTGCAGGCTATCTTGACGGCAATATCAGCTACAAGATCAGCGAAAATCTCGAAGTGCGGCTTGATGTTCTCAACCTGTCTGACACACTTGGCTATGACTATTTCGAAGACGTGTCGGGCCGCTTCGGCGATGGCAAGGATACGCGGCTGGACTATGCCAAGTATGATGGCCGCACGGTGAAGCTCGGTATACGCGGCAAGTTTTAA